The nucleotide sequence CCCTGGGGCAGCTGCGCTCGCTCGCCGAGCAGAACGGCTACACGGTCCGCCCACGCCGGGTCTTCCTCGAGTCCGCCTGACGCCGGCCTCGCTGCCGTGTTTCGAGGGGACGGCAGCGGGGTCGGCCGATGGCGGAACAAAACCGGAACGGTCCCCGTTGAGAAGTGCGACGGTCCCGGACAATGCCCCGGGTACCACCCCAGAAAGTCGCCGCGAGCGACCACTTGCCGAGAGGCGCACTGACGGGACCGTCCCAAAGAACCGCCGGCGTACGCGCGCCGGCGGTTCTTTCGCGTTCGGGCAAGCATTCGATCGCGCCACGGCGCCATCCCGAGCCGTCCTCCTGTGGACGAACTCGCCACTGTGGATGAACGCCCCGGCCTGTCGGCCCGCGTTCCTAGCGTGAGCGGCATGACGTACTGGATCAACACGGTCAGCCGCGGGCACGTCGAACGCGGCGTGGCCGGCGGCTTCACGCAGGCCAATCACGGTAGGCCGCACCCGCTGCGCAGGATGGCGGAGGACGACTGGATCGCGTTCTACTCGCCCAAGACCGACTACCCCGACGGTGCGCCGCTGCAGGCGTTCACCGCGCTCGGGCAGGTCTGCGACGACGAGATCTTTCAGGTCGACGTGCCTCAGGTCGACCGCGAACCCGCCTTCCAGCCTTGGCGACGCCGCGTGCGCTACCTCGACGTCATCGAGGCCCCCGTCCGGCCGCTGATCGACGAACTCGGCTTCATCACCGACCGCTCGAACTGGGGCGTCCGGTTCCGCTCCGGGCTCTTCGCCATCGACCAGCGTGACTTCGAGGTGATCCGCGACGCGATGGCCCCCTGACCGCTCGAGCCCGGACTACGCTGGTCGCCGTGAGCAACACCGAGGCGGCTCCCGACGAAGTCGTGTGCGGGACATCGCCGTTCACCGGTGTCCTGCACCCGCGCGACGTCCCACTCGGCGGTCCGCGCGCGATCCGGGTCCGGCGCACGCTGCCCCAGCGGGACCGCACGATGGTCGGAGCCTGGTGCTTCGCCGACCACTACGGTCCGCACGTCCTCGCCGCAGGCACCGGGATGGACGTCCCGCCGCACCCGCACACCGGGCTGCAGACCGTCAGCTGGCTGTTCGACGGTGAGATCGAGCACCGCGACAGCGGCGGCGTGCACGCACTGGTGCGCCCGGGCGAACTCAACCTGATGACTGCCGGTGCCGGCATCTGCCACTCCGAGGTGTCCACGTCGGCGTCGCGGACGCTGCACGGCGCGCAACTGTGGTTGGCCCTGCCCGATGCCGACCGCCACGCCGACCGCGACTTCGCGCACTTCGCGCCGCCCGTGGCCACCGTGGGCGACGGCGTCTCCGCACGCGTGTTCCTCGGCGAACTGGCGGACCGGCGCTCCCCCGTACACACCTTCACTTCGCTGCTCGGCGCGCAGCTCGACCTCGCACCCGGCGCCTCCATCACCCTCGACGTCGACCGCGACTTCGAGCACGGCGTGCTCGCCGACACCGGCGACGTCACGGCCGGCGGCACACCACTCGACGCGGGCGACCTCTGGTTCCAGTCCCCCGGCGTCGACACCGTCACGCTGGCCAATTCGGGTGACGGTCCGGCGCGGGTGCTGCTGCTGGGTGGTCCACCGTTCGGCGAGGACATCGTCATGTGGTGGAACTTCGTCGGCCGGAGCCACGACGAGATCGTCGAGTACCGCGCGCAGTGGCAGTCCGCCGACGCGCGTTTCGGCGCCGTCAGCGGGTACCCGGGAGACCGCCTGCCCGCGCCGCCACTGCCCAACGGCAGGCTGCGTCCCCGCCCGCACACCGGAACCCGAGGAGCCCCATGAACCCCGTCACCGACAAGACCGGCGCACCGGCCACCGTGACCGCCGAGCCCGGCCGCTTCACCATCGCCGTGGAGGGCCGGACCGTCGGGCTCGCCGACTACGTCGACCGCGGCGGCCGCCGCATCTTCCCGCACACCGAGATCGAGCCGGCCTTCGAGGGCCGCGGCCTGGGCACCATCCTCGTCGCCGAGGCGCTCCGTGCCACGAAGGAGGAGGGCCTGCGCATCGTGCCGACCTGCTCGATGGTGGCCCACTACGTCGACAAGCACCCCGAGTACGCCGACCTCACCGACGACTGAACACCCGTCACGCCTCGGTCGTGAACAGCACGGCGGTCCGCCGGCCCGTGGCCTTCGCGTGGTACATCGCCCGGTCCGCCAGCCGCAGCAGCGTCGCGCCATCGCGACCGTCGTCGTGCCGGGTCTCCACCACGCCGATGCTGGCGCCCATCTGCACGGCGAATCCCGCCACCACGATGGGCTCCGCCATCATCGCGCGAATCCGATCCGTCACCGCGGTCAGCGCGTCGGCACCCAGCGGCCCGACCAGCAGCACCACGAACTCGTCACCGGCGAAGCGGCAGACGACGTCGTCGGCGCGCACCGCGCCGCGCAAGCGGTGAGCGGCGGCTTGGATGATGACGTCGCCCGCGGCATGGCCCAACGAGTCGTTGACGCCCTTCAGATCGTCGAGGTCGACGAACAGCAGGGCGGCCAACCGTCCGTCGGCGCGCATCCGATCGATGCTGTCGCTGAGATTGGTGCGGTTGGGCAGCCCGGTCAGCGGATCGTGCAGCGCCTGGTGGGCGAACCGCTCAGCGGCCTGCCGGGTCGCGGAGATGTCCCGGAACGAGATCAGCACCGCCGACCGGCGACCGTCCTCGGGGTTGAGCCGGCAGGTCGTGACGGCCAGCCACCGCGCCTGGCCGTCCGCGGCCGACCGATTGTGTGCCTCACCGGAGAACGGCGTGCCGTCGCGCAGCGTCCGCAGGATGGGTGGCTCGTCGTTCGCGTCCACCGCGGCGCCGTCCTCGTCGTAGACGACGTACTCCCAGTGCTCCGACCACGCCTCGGTGAGTTCGCGGTAGCCCACCACGAGATGCTCCGCGCGGACGCCGAGCAGTCGGCGCACCGCGGGGTTCACCGACAGGATGCGCCCGGTGTGGTCGAGCACCAGCACGCCCTCGTCGAGTGAGCTGACCACCTTCTCGAAGTGCTGCTCGGCGCGGCGCAGGGCGGTCTGGTCGGTGCACAGCAGCACGTACCCGTCGTCCATCGCCGCGGCCGACACCCGGACGGTCAGCGGTCGCCCGTGGGCGTCGTAGTGCGTGTCGGTCACCACGCCGCCCACTCCGAGGATCTTGCACGGATTGAGTTCGGCGCCAACGGCTTCGGCCACGCTGCGGCCCAGGACCGCGGCGGCCTGGCGGCCGTAGATCGTTTCGGCGGCGGGGTTCCAGCTCGTCACGTCACCGTCGAGCGTGGTGGCGATGATGGCGTCACTCGCGTGATGCACCAGGGCGGCCTGATAGCGCAGCGCCGTCTCGGCGGCCTTCTGCGCGGAGACGTCGCGGAACACCACCTGATTGGCGGGCTCGCCGTTCCACGTCGTCAGCACCGAGACGGCCTCGACGTCCAGGCGGTTGCCGTCGAACCGCAGCATCGCGGCCTCCGACGGCTCGGACACGTCGCCGACGTTCCGCAGCCCGGCGATCCGCTCGAGCATCGGGGGGATCGACTCGGGGTTCACGAACTCGGTGATCCAGCCGCCGACGAGTTGGGCCGCCGAGTCGGCCCGCATCCACCGCACGGCCGCCTCGTTCACGTACACCAGACGTCCGTGCTGATGGACGCAGATGGCGTCCGGGCTGTGCTCGAGCAGCAGGCGGTAGCGCTCGTCGGCGGTGGCGTGGTCCGCCGACCGGTGCTCAGCGGATGAGCCAGTGGCGTCGACGTCCGCCGCGGCGTCGTCTCGGTGATCCCCCACGGCG is from Mycolicibacterium grossiae and encodes:
- a CDS encoding EVE domain-containing protein, whose product is MTYWINTVSRGHVERGVAGGFTQANHGRPHPLRRMAEDDWIAFYSPKTDYPDGAPLQAFTALGQVCDDEIFQVDVPQVDREPAFQPWRRRVRYLDVIEAPVRPLIDELGFITDRSNWGVRFRSGLFAIDQRDFEVIRDAMAP
- a CDS encoding pirin family protein, with product MSNTEAAPDEVVCGTSPFTGVLHPRDVPLGGPRAIRVRRTLPQRDRTMVGAWCFADHYGPHVLAAGTGMDVPPHPHTGLQTVSWLFDGEIEHRDSGGVHALVRPGELNLMTAGAGICHSEVSTSASRTLHGAQLWLALPDADRHADRDFAHFAPPVATVGDGVSARVFLGELADRRSPVHTFTSLLGAQLDLAPGASITLDVDRDFEHGVLADTGDVTAGGTPLDAGDLWFQSPGVDTVTLANSGDGPARVLLLGGPPFGEDIVMWWNFVGRSHDEIVEYRAQWQSADARFGAVSGYPGDRLPAPPLPNGRLRPRPHTGTRGAP
- a CDS encoding GNAT family N-acetyltransferase — protein: MNPVTDKTGAPATVTAEPGRFTIAVEGRTVGLADYVDRGGRRIFPHTEIEPAFEGRGLGTILVAEALRATKEEGLRIVPTCSMVAHYVDKHPEYADLTDD
- a CDS encoding sensor domain-containing protein, which encodes MGDHRDDAAADVDATGSSAEHRSADHATADERYRLLLEHSPDAICVHQHGRLVYVNEAAVRWMRADSAAQLVGGWITEFVNPESIPPMLERIAGLRNVGDVSEPSEAAMLRFDGNRLDVEAVSVLTTWNGEPANQVVFRDVSAQKAAETALRYQAALVHHASDAIIATTLDGDVTSWNPAAETIYGRQAAAVLGRSVAEAVGAELNPCKILGVGGVVTDTHYDAHGRPLTVRVSAAAMDDGYVLLCTDQTALRRAEQHFEKVVSSLDEGVLVLDHTGRILSVNPAVRRLLGVRAEHLVVGYRELTEAWSEHWEYVVYDEDGAAVDANDEPPILRTLRDGTPFSGEAHNRSAADGQARWLAVTTCRLNPEDGRRSAVLISFRDISATRQAAERFAHQALHDPLTGLPNRTNLSDSIDRMRADGRLAALLFVDLDDLKGVNDSLGHAAGDVIIQAAAHRLRGAVRADDVVCRFAGDEFVVLLVGPLGADALTAVTDRIRAMMAEPIVVAGFAVQMGASIGVVETRHDDGRDGATLLRLADRAMYHAKATGRRTAVLFTTEA